The Phoenix dactylifera cultivar Barhee BC4 chromosome 15, palm_55x_up_171113_PBpolish2nd_filt_p, whole genome shotgun sequence genome contains a region encoding:
- the LOC103704288 gene encoding UDP-arabinopyranose mutase 3-like, with the protein MAGSGSYGAVPSTPLLKDELDIVIPTIRNLDFLEMWRPFFQPYHLIIVQDGDPSKTIRVPEGFDYELYNRNDINRILGPKANCISFKDSACRCFGFLVSRKKYIFTIDDDCFVAKDPSDKEINALAQHIKNLLSPSTPFFFNTLYDPFCEGADFVRGYPFSLREGVPTAVSHGLWLNIPDYDAPTQLVKPLERNTRYVDAVLTIPKGTLFPMCGMNLAFNRELIGPAMYFGLMGDGQPIGRYDDMWAGWCSKVICDYLGLGVKTGLPYIWHSKASNPFANLKKEYNGIYWQEEIIPFFQSVTFPKECTTVQKCYIELSKQVKAKLGKLDSYFNKLADSMVAWIEAWNEFSASGKVGAAAAEVPNGPAKGK; encoded by the exons ATGGCGGGCAGCGGGAGCTACGGCGCGGTGCCGAGCACTCCATTGCTGAAGGACGAGCTCGACATCGTGATTCCGACGATCCGGAACCTGGACTTCCTCGAGATGTGGCGCCCCTTCTTCCAGCCTTACCACCTCATCATCGTCCAGGACGGGGACCCCTCCAAGACGATCAGGGTCCCCGAGGGCTTCGACTACGAGCTCTACAACCGGAATGACATCAACCGCATCCTCGGCCCCAAGGCCAATTGCATCTCCTTCAAGGACTCCGCCTGCCGCTGCTTTGGCTTCCTCGTCTCCAGGAAGAAGTACATCTTCACCATAGACGACGATTGCTTC GTTGCCAAGGATCCAAGTGACAAAGAGATCAATGCACTTGCGCAGCATATAAAGAATCTTCTTAGCCCTTCGACCCCTTTCTTCTTTAATACTTTGTATGATCCTTTCTGCGAAGGTGCAGATTTTGTTCGTGGATATCCTTTCAGTCTCCGTGAAGGTGTTCCAACTGCTGTGTCTCATGGCCTTTGGCTCAACATTCCGGACTATGATGCACCCACCCAGCTTGTGAAGCCCCTTGAGAGAAATACCAG GTATGTGGATGCAGTTCTCACAATTCCAAAGGGAACTTTGTTTCCCATGTGTGGGATGAATTTGGCTTTCAATCGTGAGCTGATTGGCCCTGCCATGTACTTTGGACTCATGGGTGATGGCCAGCCTATAGGCCGTTACGATGATATGTGGGCAGGATGGTGTTCTAAG GTGATCTGTGATTATCTGGGATTGGGAGTCAAGACAGGCCTGCCTTATATATGGCATAGCAAGGCAAGCAATCCATTTGCGAACCTCAAAAAGGAGTACAATGGAATCTACTGGCAGGAAGAGATAATACCTTTCTTCCAATCTGTAACCTTTCCGAAGGAGTGCACCACTGTTCAGAAATGCTACATTGAGCTCTCCAAGCAGGTTAAGGCAAAGCTTGGGAAGCTGGACTCTTACTTCAACAAGCTAGCAGATTCCATGGTTGCATGGATCGAGGCCTGGAATGAATTCAGCGCATCTGGAAAAGTGGGAGCTGCAGCTGCTGAAGTCCCCAATGGCCCGGCTAAGGGGAAATAG